ACCGGAATTCATCTTTTTAAAGGATACGAACGGGGACGACAAGGCAGACGTTCGGGAGACCCTAATAGAAGGCTGGGGTACTTTTGACACGCATGCAGGTCCTTCCAATTTACAGTATGGTATAGACAATCAATTGTATGGGGTAGTTGGCTATTCCGGATTTGAAGGCAAGATTTTTGGACAGGATTTTAAATTCAACCAAAACGTGTATAGGTTCAATCCTAAAAAAAGCACCTTTGAAGTATTGACTAACACCTCCAATAATACGTGGGGATTGGGATTGACCGAGGATAATTCAATCTTCGCATCCACCGCAAACAATACGCACAGCGTTTTTGTGGGCATTCCCAATGCCAATTTCACCCATGTTAAAGGGATTGGTACGGATGGTAGTGCCAAAATAGACGGTCACTATGAGATGCAACCTATTACCCCCAATTACAGACAGGTCGATGTTTTTGGTGGCTTTACCGCCGCTGCCGGACATCATTTTTACACCGCTAGAGAATATCCAAAGAAATATTGGAACAAGATAGCGTTTGTGTGCGAGCCCACGGGGGGCTTGGTGCACCAAGCAAGAATCGTAAAGGATGGCGCAGGATATGTAGAGGAAGATGCCGGTAATCTTTTTGCGTCAGCCGATGAATGGTCTTCCCCAGTGGAAGCCAAAGTGGGTCCGGATGGTGTGGTCTGGGTCGCGGACTGGTACAATTTTATCGTGCAGCACAATCCCACCCCAAATAAGGATAGGGGCGGTTACGATGCAGAAAACGGGGATGGAAATGCTTATGTGAATCCATTACGTGATAAGTCCCACGGAAGAATATATAGGATAGTTCCCAAGTACGTTTATGACTATGAACCGATGCAATTGTCCAAGGAAGACCCAGATGCTTTAATAGAGGCCCTGAGTAACGATAATCAATTTTGGAGATTGACCGCTCAACGGCTTTTGGTGGAACGAGGAGAAACAGATGTTTTGAACGACCTGTATAAGTTGGCGAATACAAAAGAGGTTGACAGCGAAGGCTTGAATAATGCTGCGTTACATGCACTTTGGACAATTGATGGCCTAGGTGCATTGGAATCGGATAGTAATGCCCTAGGGGTTGTGAAAGGAGCACTGTACCATAAGGCTGCCGGCGTTCGTAAAGCGGCCATTCAGTTATTGCCCCGAAATGATGATTCTGACGATGCCTTGTTCAAGGCGAATACCCTGAACGATCGCGAACCGAATGTACAGCTAGAGGCGCTGCTTTATTTTTCGGAAAGGCCGTCCTCACAAAAGGTAGGTTCTTTGCTATATGATCTTGGCAGAAACGAAGCTGTTCTAAACGATGAATGGATGTTCAAAGGCATATATGCTGCAGCTGCCCAACATAGTGATGGGTTTTTAAACGCCTTTACAAAGGACAACCCAACGTATAAAATGCCTGAAACAACTACCAGTGATATGGGATCAATGGATTACAGTGATTCGGATTGGGAGATTATGGATTTACCGCAATACATAGAGGATGCAGGATTGGATATAGACGGGGTCATCTGGTTTAGAAAGGAAATCTCTTTACCATCCTCGGCTGCGGGTAAAGTAGGTACAATTTCCTTGGGTCCCGTTGATGATTCCGATGTAACCTATATCAACGGAACCGAAGTTGGAAGTATGGCGGCCAGCTATAAATCCATGCGAAGTTATGATATCCCAAAAGGGGTTTTAAGAGCAGGGAAAAATGTAATAGCCGTACGTGTTGATGATACGGGGGGTGAAGGCGGAATTTATGGTAGAAGTTGGTCAATGAACATCAGGGTTGGTGAAGAACGGTACTCATTGGCCGGACCATGGAAGTATAAAGTGGAAAAGAATTATTCCAACAAGATTGTAAAAACATATACAGAAGCGGATTTGGCCGTATTGCTCATGAAGAATTATGGAAGTGAAGGTGGTGTTTCTGCCGATATGACTGATGAAGATTTTTCCAATGCGAAAAAAATCGTTATAAAAACAATAACGAACGAGATGAAATACGATGTTACCAAGTTTGAAGTGAATGCTGGTGAACAGGTGGAATTGATATTGGAAAACCCTGATTTTATGCAGCATAACCTCATTATAACCAAACCTGGTAAAAAGGAAGTGGTAGGTGCAGCAGCGGATAAAATGGCAGCGGACCCAGATGCGGCGGAACTCTTTTACATTCCACAGACTGATGATGTATTGTTTGCAACTCCGTTGTTAAATCCAAACGACACCTATTCGTTGAAATTCACGGCACCAACAACGCCCGGTGAATACCCGTTTATATGTACGTTCCCTGGTCACTGGAGAATCATGCAAGGGGTAATGGTCGTAAAATAGTATCCAAGATTTAGAATGGGAAGTATGAAGAACAAGATAAATTTTGGTGTAAGTACGTGGCTTTGGCAATCGCCCTTTACTACGGAATCGATATCGTTATTTCCTAAAATCAAGGCCATGGGTTTTGATGTTGTGGAAATTCCCGTCGAGGCCCCTGCTTTAATTGACGTAAAAATTGTAAAACAAGCTTTGGACGCAAATGGCCTTGAACCAACCATATGTATCGTTTTTGGAGATGATAAGGATTTGACCTCTGAAGATAAGAGCCTGCACAAAAATTGTTTTGAACATGCGGAACAGTGTTTTTCCTTAGCTTCAGAGCTTGGTGTATGTTTTGTCGCGGGCCCGTTATATGCGGCGGTAGGGAAGGCACGGTTGGCCCCTGCCGACAAAAAAAAACGGGAATGGGAACGTTCCGTTTCCAATCTTAGGAAGCTTTCGGCCATCGGTAAAAACCATGGTCTTGAAATTGCCTTGGAACCGCTGAACCGATTTGAATCGGACTTAATCAACACCACAGAGGACGTGGTACGCCTCTTGGATGCCATCAATGAGGACAACATGAAAATCATTCTGGACAGTTTTCACATGACCATTGAGGAACGGGATATTCGCAAGGCCATTAATTTGGCCGGTGATAGATTGATTCATGTTCAGGTATCCGAAAACCACCGGGGGATTCCCGGCACGGGTTTGACACCTTGGGCCGAATTCGCAAAAGGATTAGAGGACGTGGATTATGCAGGGGCCTTGGTCATTGAAAGCTTTACCCCGGAAATACCGGAATTGGCCGCAGCCGTAAATATTTGGAAAAAACTGGCGGACACACAGGATGCATTTGCATCTGAAGGATTGAAATTTTTAAAGAATACGTTTAAGTAAAATTGAAAAATATGAGTACAAAGAAAGTGAAGGTAGCCATCATCGGTTTGGGTTTTGGTGCAGAATTTATTCCTATATATCAAAAGCACCCTAATGCGAATTTAGTAGCCCTCTGCCAACGAAGCGAGGCCAAATTGAACGAATTGGCGGACGCCTTTGGAATCGACAAGAGATATACCTCTTATGAGGAATTGCTTAAAGACCCAGAAATTGATGCCGTGCATATCAATACACCGATACCAAACCATGGGGAACAATCCATTAAGGCTTTAAAAGCCGGCAAGCACGTGGCCTGTACGGTACCTATGGCCACCACGGTTGAGGAATGTGCCGAAATTGTTCGACTGACCCAGGAAACCGGACTTACCTATATGATGATGGAAACGGTGGTCTATGCCCGGGAATTCTTATATATGAAAGAGCTCTATGAAAATGGGGAGTTGGGCAAGGTTCAATTTTTAAAGGCAAGTCACCAACAGGATATGGACGGATGGCCCAATTACTGGCCCGGATTGCCACCTATGCACTACGCAACGCATTGTGTGGGACCTGTATTGGCGTTGACCAAAGGCGAAGCGGAATATGTTTCCTGTTTTGGTTCGGGTACAATAAGGGAGGAATTGATCAAAGAATACAATTCGCCGTATGCCGTGGAAACCACCCATATAAAATTCAGGAATTCCGATTTGAGCGCGCAGGTATATCGGTCCCTTTTTGATGTGGCACGGCAGTACCGCGAGAGTTTTGAAGTCTATGGTTCCAAAAAATCAGTGGAATGGCCCTTGATAGAGGGAAAACCATTGGTAGTACATACCGCAAAAAAACCGGAACCCGAAATTCCGGAAGAGATTGAAAGTCCAGATTACGCCAAATTGTTGCCCAAGGAAATCCAACATTTTACTACCCAAGGGGTTTATGATTCCGAGGAGAATGAACATTTGTCCTTTACCCAAGGAGCGGGTCATGGCGGTTCGCATCCGCACTTGGTGCATGAATTTGTGGAGGCCTTGGTCGAAGATCGTTCACCTTATCCCAATGCCAAGCAATCGGCCAATATCACATGTGTCGGGATTTTGGCACATGAATCGGCACAACAGGGTGGGGCCATCATTAAATTGCCGGAGTTTACGCTTTCTTAGCCTTGGGTTATCGAATAGAGGACCGATGGAAACATCGGTCTTTTTTATTGAAATCATCCTTAATTGTCGAATAATTTACATTCCAGTATGTAAAATCTACAATTGGGTAATACTTTTTATAAATTGCGGCATCGTTCCAGGAAATTTGAACAGCAAATTAATGTTTGACCCAATGAAATGTCTTTTTACCATTTTAGGTTTTTTTTGGTTAACCCTTGGAGCGGCACAAACCGCCGCCATGGGTACTATTGAACTGGAGATTACCGGAATGGAGAATGACGAAGGCCAGATGTTGGTGGGACTTTACAATTCTGAGGAAGGTTGGTTGCTAAAGCCTTTTAGGGGAGCTTTCGGTAAAATAGCCAATGGTGTCACCACGGTTATTTTCAGGGATATTCCAGAGGGCGTATACGCCATTTCCGTGTTTCATGATAAGGACAACGACGGAAAGCTCAACAGGCTTTTTGGACTTCCTACGGAACGTTTTGGAGCCTCCAACAACGCACCTTCAAGATTTGGTCCCCCTAGATGGCGGGACGCAAAATTTCAGCTATTGGGTGGAACATTGAAACATTCAATTCAAATTCACTAAAAAGCTGTTCAAAATGAAGAAATTTATCGCACTGCTCATGGTAGTGTTCACTACCAGTGCCTGGTCACAAGACCAATTTACAAAGGGAATGCAAAAGGCCTTTGCCCTTTGGGGGGAAGGAAAGTCCATGGAAGCCTCTAATTTGTTCGAAAGAATAAGCAATGCAGAGCAAGACAATTGGCTGCCCTATTATTATGTAGCACAAATCAATACCATCAACTCTTTTGGCGAAAAGGACGAAAAAAAATTGAGACAACAATTGGAAAAGGCCCAGGAATTTCTGGACATCGCCAAGCGTATATCGCCCAACAACCCAGAAATCATGGTGCAACAGGCCATGACATATACAGCGTGGATTGCATACGATGGGGCAACGTATGGGATGACCCATTCAGGAAAGGTGGTTGCCCTTTATACCGAAGCGCTTAAAATTGCACCGGATAACCCTCGGGTAGTATTTTCAAAAGCGGAATGGGACATGGGTGCCGCTGCCTATTTTGGGCAGGATACCGCTCCGTTCTGCAAAGATGTGGAACGCTCGTTGGAACTTTTTACTAACTTTAAACCAGAAGGGCCCTTTTACCCCAATTGGGGTGAGGATAGGGCGAAAGAGACCCTTACGGGGTGTAAAGGATAATGTTTCACTATGGATGCATCAAAAGATTTGGAACGTGATGTTAAGCCTTCCTTTGAAACCATCAAGAAGGTTCTTAAGATAAGCCTATACATAACCCTAGGTATCTCCTCCGTTAATATATTTTTCGCTTTTCAAAATGGGTTCATTTGGCAAAATGAATTGGAGGATGTAGCCATAACCTTTGTATATGCCCTTACAATTACCGCGTGCAACATCTATTACAACGACTACCTTTCCCAAAAGTTTAGTTGGGAGACCCAAACCCAAAAACGACTTTGGTTTGGTGCGATCGGGTCTATTTTATTGACCGTACTTTCATACGGCCTTGCCAGAATCTTCGTGGAGGTAGGTTATTTTGGGAATAGTTTCCTGGATTTCTTTAAGAACGAGAATTATGGTACCTATATCTACACATTACTAATCGCCATTTTGGTTTCTTCAATTTTGCATGCATTTTACTTTTATAAGGCATTGCAGGATAGTAAGGTAAAGGAGCAAAAGGTCATAGCGGGGACGGCATCGGCAAAGTTCGATGCTTTGAAGAACCAATTAGATCCCCACTTTCTATTCAATAGCTTGAATGTGCTGACAAGTTTAATAGAGGAGGATCCAAACCAAGCCCAAAAATTCACCACTTCGCTTTCCAAAGTGTATCGGTATGTCTTGGAACAAAAAAATAAGGACCTGGTATCAGTTGATGAGGAATTACAATTCGCCAATACCTATGTAAAGCTTTTGAAAATGCGATTTGAGGACAGTATTATTCTGGATATACCTGAAAACGCAACCAATCCTGAAGCTAAAATCGTGCCACTGTCCTTGCAGTTATTGCTCGAAAATGCCGTCAAACATAATATAGTGAACAGTGCCAAGCCCCTCTATATAAAAATTTTCGAGGAAGACGGAAACTTAAAAGTGACCAATAACCTTCAGGAAAAGCAAGTGGTCAAGAAAAGCAGTGGGGTGGGCTTACAGAATATTCAACAGCGTTATGAGCTATTGAGCAACCGCAAAATGGAAATCCATAAAACCGACGGTAATTTTACCGTTGAACTTCCCATGTTGACCCAAAAAGTTTCCGTTGTGGAGACCCAGGAGGAATTCATCGAGGACAAACGCTATCAAAAGGCGAAGGAGAAAGTGGAAAATATCAAAGGCTTCTACGTAAACCTTATAGCCTATTGCATCGTAATTCCATTTATGGTCTATTTGAACCATAAGACCACAAGTTTTCCCTGGGTGATATTTCCGGTAGTCGGTTGGGGTTTTGGTCTGTTGACCCACGGTATGGAGGCCTTTGGCTATCACCCTATCTGGGGGAAACGTTGGGAAGAGCGCAAGCTCAAGGAGCTTATGGACAAGGATGATTTCTGATGGTTTCCTTGACGGATGCCTTCTTACTTCCAAGGAAATCTCCTTTTAATAGACATCGTTTTCCATCCCTACCGCTTCGGATGACAGTTTATCCTTCAAATTGTACAATTGGGTAAACCACTTTTTCAAAACCCCTGATATTCCCTGAAATTTGATGTATTAATAAAAAATAACCGGAAGGAATACCTTCCATAAAAGAAAGAATCATGGAAAATACAAGCGATTACAGATACCGAAGGGCCAAGGAAAAAGTGTCCGAAATCAAAGGTTTTTATGGCAATTTATTGGCGTATTGCCTCGTCATTCCGTTTTTGATTTGGATCAACTATCAGACTACCAGTTTTCCCTGGGCCTTCTTTCCCGCTTTTGGCTGGGGTCTAGGATTGTTGGGCCATGCGGCCAATGCCTTTGACTATAACCCTTTTTTTGGAAAGGACTGGGAACAAAGAAAATTGGAGGAGTTTATGAAAAACGACGAACTTTAAAGAAAACGATACCTTTAAGGTAAATGAAGAATCAACAAACGCAACGTCATGAATAACAGAGATCAAGAATCAAAATACTTTAGGGCCAAGGAACGGGTGGAAAACATAAAAAAGTTCTATACAAGTGCACTTTCCTATGTCATCTTCATTGGCTTTTTGGCCGGCCTAAATTATTGGATAGACGAATGGGAATATCCGTGGTTTTTGTGGGCCGCTTTCGGGTGGGGCATAGGGCTGGTTTTCCAAGGAGTAAAAGCTTTTGGATTTAACCCGATCCTGGGAAAGAATTGGGAAGAACGTAAAATTAACGAACTGATGCGGGAAGAGGAGGAACAAACAAAATGGAAATAATGGAAAGAGATCAAAATAAATTGGAACGTGCCAAGGAAAGGTTAGAGGAACTTAAAGGTTTTTATTGGCATTTGGCATCTTATATTGGTGTTAACAGCTTTATAAGCATTTCCACCATTATTGGAAGAATGAATAACGGAGCCGATTTTTTGGAAGTACTGGACTTTGGAACCTTTGCAGTATGGATCTTTTGGGGAATCGGATTATTTTTCCACGGCATGAAGGTGTTTTCTTATAATCCAATTTTTTCAAAGGAATGGGAGAAACGACAGATTCAGAAATATATGGAACAGGATAAGCGTGAAGCGGAAAAATTCGGTAGGCATGGAAGATAGTTTAAAACAATCGGAGAAATATAAAAAGGCCCAGAGACAGGTCCGGCAAATCAAAAAGTTTTATGGACATTTAAGGGTATATATCATTATAAACGCTCTGTTGATAATGGTAAAATTAAACCTGTTCAATTGGTTCAAAGGGGAATATGATTGGATGCAGGACCCAAACTTTAGTGGTTGGGTAAGTTGGAACGTTATAGGGACTCCCGTCCTTTGGGGAATTGGTCTATTGGGGCATGCAATCTATGTTTTTAGGTTTAAATCGAAATCATGGGAGGAACTAAAACCAACATTCATCAAGAATTGGGAGAAAAGGCAATTGGAAAAATTTTTGAAAGAAGACAATAAAGACTAATGGAAGCTATGGGAGATGGTAAAAATGCGAGATTGAAAAGAGCCAAAAAACGGGTAAAGAAAATAAAGGGATTTTATACCCATCTCACAGTGTATCTACTGATAAATTCTGCCCTTTTGCTTATCAAAATTGTTGGTAACGCCCACTACGGCGAAAGCTTTATGGGACCGGTATTGCACTTTAGTACGTTCGGAACCTGGTTATTTTGGGGAATTGGCCTTTTTTTTCATGGAGTGAAGGTTTTCTATGGACGTACGCTATTTTCAAATAAATGGGAGGCACGTCAGCTGGAAAAATTTTTGGAAGAGGAAAGGGGAAATTCGGAAAAACATTTATGACATGGAAAACTTTATAACCCTGCTTATTTACATACATGCTTTTTTTGGAGGTCTGGCCCTCTTGGCCGGTTCTTTAGCCATAGCTTCAAGAAAAGGGAAATCGCTGCATAAGGCCAGCGGGCGACTTTTTTATCATTGCATGTTGGCCTCAGCGATTGTGGCCTTGATCATTTCAGTGTTACCAGGTCATGAAAATGCATTTTTATTTGCAATAGGTATGTTTAGCTGCTATTTGTTGCTGGCGGGGTACCGTGGCCTAAGGTTTAAGAATAGTACAATGAATTTAAAATTGGATAAGCTTATTTCCTTGTCTGTCGTGTTAGTAGGTCTCTGTATGGTGTTTATGCCACTGGTTTTTAACCATGGTCTTCATATTGTTTTGCTACTATTTGGGTCCGCTGCAATTATTTTCGGGATTCGGGATTTGAGAATTTTCAATAAACCTGAATCCTTGAGGGAAAATTGGTTGCGGATTCACATAGGTAAAATGACAGGTGCCTATATAGCATCCTTTTCAGCTTTTTTGGTAGTAAATCAATTTTTTCATCCATTGGTAAATTGGCTATTACCAAGTATATTGGGCAGTATATTTATTGCCTATTGGATTCGAAAATCGAACCACAAAAAGAAGTTAGAAACAGAAATATCGTAAGATGAACGTAATTATCATAGAGGACGAAAAACCGGCGGCCAGAAGACTGGGCAGGCTATTAGGGGAATTGGAGGTGGCCGTTTCCACCATGTTGCATTCTGTGGAGGAATCCATTGCATGGTTTCAAGAAAACGAACATCCCGACCTTATTTTTTTGGATATTCAGTTGTCCGATGGGCTGTCTTTTGAAATTTTCGACGTGGTCGATGTAAAAAGCGCTATTATCTTTACGACCGCCTATGATGAATATGCCCTACAGGCCTTCAAGCTCAATAGTATCGATTATTTGCTCAAGCCTATTGATGATGAGGAATTGGAAAGTGCCGTAAAAAAGTATCGAAGCCTAAAGCCCGAGTCCAAAAAATTGAGTTTGGATTTTGAGGATATCAAAAAGCTTTTGGTGAACCCCTTGGAGAGGGAGTACAAAAAACGGTTTACCGTGAGGGTAGGACAGCATTTAAAAATCATAAACGCCGATGATGTGGAATGCTTTTATAGTGAGAACAAAGGCACCTACGCGGCTACTTCAGACGGAAGAAACTATTTATTGGATACCACCCTTGAAAACTTGGAAGAAGAACTGAAACCCGATACTTTCTTCAGGGTAAGCCGCAAGTTCTACGTAAACATCAATTTTATAAAGGATATTATATCCTATACCAATTCCCGCTTGCAAATTAAGTTACATTCCTTTTCTGAACAGGAAATTATCGTGAGTAGGGAACGGGTCAAGGACTTTAAGTTGTGGTTGGAGTAGTGGGATGGTTTATAGTTCAAAGTTCAAAGTAATGAGTTAAAAGTTAAGTGCAAAAAGGAATAAGTTTTTTTCCCAACAACCAACAACTACTCCTCATTTTCCACCCGGTTTTCATCAAAGGCAGACGGTAATAATTTGGGTATCAACTTGATAAATATCGGAAGCAAAATAGCCCCACCGGGGAGCAAAAAAATAGCCAGAGAGGGTATGCTTTTAAAAATATCCAATAATTGGGACTGAACCTTTTTCTTTTCTTCTTTCGTAAGGTCCCTGACCGTAGATTTTGAAAGTAAGGCCACCAGTTCCGCACTTTCTGAAAGTTCTTTGTGCAAACGTTTCCTGTTCCTAAGGATGAGCCTGTTCACAAGTTTGGACATACTGTCATAGAACTGTATGGCCATATTTTGTTCCTGTAAAAACGGGATGGTATCCTTATTGGAATGTATAAAATTGGATACATGTGCCAAGGACCCCTGTATAATTTCCGCATCCAATTTTAAGTCCTTTCCTAAATCGTATATAAATTCGGATTCCAGGTAATCCAAGGAGTGGTCTTCCCATACGGTAAGGCAGGCAAGATAGAATAGATACCTATTTTCCCATACGTCTTGATTAACAACAAGTTTTTTTCTGTAGGTCCCATCGAATTTCTTTGAGTCGCTATTGATAAAAGTGAGGGAGGAAGCCAGCAATTGGGCCAATTTTTCGTCTTTTTTGTTTTTCTGCTTTGAATTTAAGGCATGGTAGGTAATGTTGATGGCCAAATATTCCAACAGTTGTGCATGTTTCTTGATTCCCTTCACTTGTAACAAATATCTTCTGAAAAGCAGGGCATCCAGGAATAAAAGGGAATTCGTTATGGAACCATTGAAGGTTTTGCTTATGATATTATCCTCCAAATAGATGCGGGAATCCAGGATTTTCTCGAGCTTTGATGAGGTTTTATTTCCTGTGAATAGCTTCCCCAAAAATGAAACCTTGTTCACCTCCAAGGTCTCGTAAAACTTGAATATCTCCTTTAAAAATAATTCAAAATCAGCACTTTGCGTTTCTATTTTAAAAGTGAAATATAAGGTGGTCAGTAAGTTAATCTTGGCTTTTTCATCTTCGGAAAGGGCATGTTCCGGCGATATGAAATCAGGATATCCGGCATTGATACCGTAAACGAATCCTGTGTTTTTCAAATCCTCGAACAGAATTTCAAAGGTATCGTATTTCCCTTCGTGGTTTTTGACCAACGATCCAAACTTATCTATCCAGCCCTTAGCGGATGGGTTCATGTCCTAGTTTTTGAAAAGGCAAAGGTAGCCAATTGCGTATTCAGAATACTTCTCAAAATTGTTATACAGATGACATTTTAATATGGATTAGCACTATTACTGTTCAACTATCGTGGCTGGTGGTTTTTTGACAATTCAACGGAATGTAAGAAGCCCCGAAATATCGTATTAACAAAAATTTAACATTTGGAACAAAACCCATTTGCATCTCCTCCGTAGGTAGGGATGATTCTAATCTAAAAAACAATAACAATGAAAAAGACAAAACTTTTAATGGGCCTCGGAGCTTTGGCATTTGTGTCGGCAATACTGGTGGCGGCAGATCACATCGATGCTCCGGATTCCATGGGAACCACTGCGGACATAGCGGATTTTTATGCTTTTGAACCTTCGGAAGGTTCAGACAATACGGTATTTGCCGTGGACCTTCAATCCAACGTACTGCCAGATTTGGCATACGGCACGTTTGATGAAAATGTGTTGACCGAAATTAATATCGATACTAATGGGGATTTAGTTGAAGACCTGGTTATACAAGCGATTCCTAGGGATGGAAAAATGTATTTCTTTGGGCCGGTTGCTCCAGCCGCTACTGGAATCAGTGGTCAAGTTATGGTGGACAGCCCTTTGGGTTCCGTTGATATTTCTTCCCATGTAGCCATCGTGGAAACTACTCCAGATGGTGTTTCCTTGTTTGCAGGGCCAAGACAGGACGCTTTCTTTTTTGACTTTTTCCAGTTCAATGCCGTTATAGGCGGAATGGCTCCGGGAGGATTTAAACCCGCGGGTGA
Above is a window of Maribacter algicola DNA encoding:
- a CDS encoding DUF2306 domain-containing protein produces the protein MENFITLLIYIHAFFGGLALLAGSLAIASRKGKSLHKASGRLFYHCMLASAIVALIISVLPGHENAFLFAIGMFSCYLLLAGYRGLRFKNSTMNLKLDKLISLSVVLVGLCMVFMPLVFNHGLHIVLLLFGSAAIIFGIRDLRIFNKPESLRENWLRIHIGKMTGAYIASFSAFLVVNQFFHPLVNWLLPSILGSIFIAYWIRKSNHKKKLETEIS
- a CDS encoding LytR/AlgR family response regulator transcription factor — encoded protein: MNVIIIEDEKPAARRLGRLLGELEVAVSTMLHSVEESIAWFQENEHPDLIFLDIQLSDGLSFEIFDVVDVKSAIIFTTAYDEYALQAFKLNSIDYLLKPIDDEELESAVKKYRSLKPESKKLSLDFEDIKKLLVNPLEREYKKRFTVRVGQHLKIINADDVECFYSENKGTYAATSDGRNYLLDTTLENLEEELKPDTFFRVSRKFYVNINFIKDIISYTNSRLQIKLHSFSEQEIIVSRERVKDFKLWLE
- a CDS encoding LETM1-related biofilm-associated protein; amino-acid sequence: MNPSAKGWIDKFGSLVKNHEGKYDTFEILFEDLKNTGFVYGINAGYPDFISPEHALSEDEKAKINLLTTLYFTFKIETQSADFELFLKEIFKFYETLEVNKVSFLGKLFTGNKTSSKLEKILDSRIYLEDNIISKTFNGSITNSLLFLDALLFRRYLLQVKGIKKHAQLLEYLAINITYHALNSKQKNKKDEKLAQLLASSLTFINSDSKKFDGTYRKKLVVNQDVWENRYLFYLACLTVWEDHSLDYLESEFIYDLGKDLKLDAEIIQGSLAHVSNFIHSNKDTIPFLQEQNMAIQFYDSMSKLVNRLILRNRKRLHKELSESAELVALLSKSTVRDLTKEEKKKVQSQLLDIFKSIPSLAIFLLPGGAILLPIFIKLIPKLLPSAFDENRVENEE
- a CDS encoding DUF4331 family protein; its protein translation is MKKTKLLMGLGALAFVSAILVAADHIDAPDSMGTTADIADFYAFEPSEGSDNTVFAVDLQSNVLPDLAYGTFDENVLTEINIDTNGDLVEDLVIQAIPRDGKMYFFGPVAPAATGISGQVMVDSPLGSVDISSHVAIVETTPDGVSLFAGPRQDAFFFDFFQFNAVIGGMAPGGFKPAGDPNSTDDDDTTAVDTFDGANTMSIVIEIPNTMLGETTATNALGLNVYKTWVTTNAKQ